Genomic segment of Chelonoidis abingdonii isolate Lonesome George chromosome 5, CheloAbing_2.0, whole genome shotgun sequence:
ccacctgcagctccctctgTGCATCTCTCCCAAAGAGTTTAAGTCGTGTGGAGGGCCCTGTGCTGCTTCTCCTCATCAAGGCAAATTTCTCCCTGTCTGAATAAATTCAGTTGCTAATTGTTAAATTCTATCCAATACCAGGACTGGTGCTAATTTCCAGTGTGATATGTTCAGAGCATACAACACAAGgccaaactgaaacaaaaacaaaacagatgtcTGGGTTGGTCCACAAAATACACAAGTGCAGCtacaaatgaacatttttttcccatcacAAACCATGGAACCAGCATTTGTCTGCACACCTGTCAATATATGTTTAGCAGGCAGTTTGCACCTGTTTGCACCCGTATGTCTATATTTTGCAGGCATAACTTAGATGTCAGATTCATGAAATTTGGTACATAAGGAATTCagaattcatagatttttaaggccagtgAGGACTGTTTTGAACATCTAGCCAGGCATCttatatagcacaggccatagaatttcattttGCAATCCGTGCATCTAGTCCATGATCTCAGAGTGAGTTTCCCATTTGTTAAAACTGGAAAACACAGAGAAACCTGGTTTCCTTTTGTGAGTCCTATGTACCATTTGGGAGTTGTCTAGACCAGATGTGGTCAAACTACGGCCTACGGGCCACATTCTGgccatgggaccgtcctgcccagcccctgagctctcagccggggagcctagtccctggcccctcccccactgtccttcctcccctgcagccatgcaGGCTGCACTCTggcccactgctcccattgggcAATGTGGGGAGTGAAGCTGGTTCTGGCCAGGTGTCacagctgtgagctcctgctgctggtaagggggtgaGGAGTCAGGGGTTGGAAAGGGAGCAGAAGTTCCTGGGGGGCAGTCGGGGAGGAGcgagcagttggatggggtggaggttctgggggggcagtcaggggatggggaacagggagggttgggagtgggagtcccagggggcctatcagggggtggagatgtggataggggttggaagagcagtcagaggacagggagcgggagggtgttggataagggggtgggatcctggggggcagttggggcggGGGTGGAAGGAagtggtcaggggatgaggagcagagagTGATTGAATagggagtgggagtcccaggggctgtcagggggcaggagtgtggatagggatcatggcagtcaggggacagggagcagggggcgattggatagggagtgggagtcccaggggggctgtcaaGGGGCGGGGGTATAGATatgggtcggggcagtcagggaacagggaacaACGGGGactggatagggggcaggggttCTTGgaaggggcggtcaggggacaaggagcaaggggtgttggatgggttgggggttctgagaggggcagaTGGAGGAGGCAGGCtttttgggaaggcacagcctcccctccccagtccaccatacagttgtgcaaccccaatgtggccctcagaccaaaaagtttgcccatctctggtcTAGACCAATGTATTAGTAACTAACATAGCTGTTAGTGCAGCAAAGCACAGTAAGAACTGGGATTAGAGCAGccaggaaggagaaagagagaaacaaagtggTGCTGGATGCCTCACACATTCCCAGTCTGTAGCAGCACGCTCAGTTCTCCTGCTCATTTCAGGTTCCAGTGATGTGGAAGtgaagaaagtgtgtgtgtgtgtggggaggggagacacaaAAATGCACGTGGCACAGAGCCCCTGCATGGGAAGAGATGCAAACTATAATAAAAAACTAGCAATCCCAGTGGCCCAGTGAGGTAATGGGTCATGGGAGCAAATGCAGGACTGCCCCACGAAACACAGGCCATCTGACAAACAGAATACAATCCTCCTCCTTCATAAGAGTGTCCTGAAGCTGTGGGCTGACACAACATGTGATGTGAATCAAATCAACATTCAGAGTTGACATGTCAGAGATGTTAATTGGAGAGTGAAGGGGAAACTGCTGTGAGTCTAATGGAGGGGCCTCAGCACAGGAGGAAAGTGTGGCTCCAGAGGGGCTGCACAATTTGCCAGAGCATGAGGTAAGAGCTGCCCTGTCTCTGCTGAGGAGGGAAAtgtgggtcattctgcttctGGGATATTTCTGGAGAAGGGAGCAAGAGCCATGCTAGTGGCACCAGGTAAGTGTGGACAGTGAGCAGTAtgatggtgggtgggaggggcatTTAAGGAGGCTGTCAAAATGATCATCAAGCAGTGAACTGGGTGACTCCAACCCTATGCTCCACACCCCCTCCTTTACTTCCTGTTTAGTCAGTTGGGAAGtcccccgccttctccccctGTTATGACGCTGTTGAGCAAAAGCAACAAGTTTTCAGCCTGCAGTCCTGAGGAGACTTCTTTTTGCTCTACTACTGAGTGGTACCTTTACAAAGGGtaggtgggggaagaggcagcagcactgggaggggTGAAGGGTGTGTGTAAGGAGCCTGCATGCCAGCCTCCTGCGCCAGCCataaaccccctcccacacccaactccctcccacagcttgcaccccaaacctcctcctgtACCTGAAcccttgtcccagccctgagttcagccctgcacctaaactccctcccatagCTTGCACCCTGCCCCTGACCCAGGCTCAGCatggagcccccttccacactccaaatccctaggccctagcccagagcccacatcccaatCCCATATtctagcctggtgaaagtgagtgagggtaggggagagcgagCTACGGTGGGATGAGGGATGGAGTGAATGGAGTGGTACCTTGCAGAAGGGGCAGCGGTGGGGCAacagtgtttgggtttgtgtgatcacacagttggcaaccctaggtttAAGGAATCATTAGCGCTCCTCTATGGAATTTGTTGTCTGTTCTGTGTGACACTTGCCCCTCCTGATTTGATTTTTGAAATCTGGATGTTTGGGGTTCTCTTAAAATAATGTTTATCTTGCTTTGGGGCTGAGCCCTTTGTGACCAGATTAATTCATTTGTTAGAATGCTTCCTGCTTATTCCCAGTCATGTCTGCCAGTTGATGGCCAGACACTCTAGTGGACTTAAGTAATAAGCATAgctgctggtgcaaatcaggagtaagtaaatggagttactctgtaTTTACACCAGAGCAACTGAGATCAGAGGGCCAAATTTAGACACATTGCAGGCATGCTGCGCCAGTGCATCAGTGCAAAGTGTATACCCAAAGATCCATGTAGACGATCCCCCTTGCCTACAGAGGACCCTCACAGACTGCATCACCTTCCACTCTAAgggcaaggtgcatttctttgccttctctaacataaacatacaggtgtgtgtgtgtgtgtgtaatgtaaaATGACAATTCTAAAAACAAAGCACACTGTTGTATGTACTTCTCTCCCTGGGGAGACTGAGGGAGCAGAtgtgtgacagatgttagtcatgtcacttaatgcactactggaaggggctcagatactatggtgatgagctcTTTATaaaacctatatagaacagaaattCTCTTGTGACTTATGGTCACTGTCTGGTATGAATAGTTAAAAATGAAGATTTAAATTGTGgttctgtcatttaaaaattatttggcaAAACATGGCTTCATGGTTACTATGCATTGATTGCCTCTCGTTGACCTGCAAAGCATATTTGCTCAATTTTCATGTAAAAAGATGTTTTCCAACTACACGGATTTGCAAACTCAGACAAGCTGTGTTCTTTATGTCTGAGCACTACACAGATCTGTTGGGCCTCTGTAGGATTGCACAGACATAAAGAGGTACAGAATTTGAAGATAACAGGGTTGTGGAGATAAGTATATCCAATTGCAAAGCTAACAGAAAGGAAACAGTTTTGCAGCAGAGCTGGCAGTAATAATAATAAGATTTTTACcactttttattaattatttccaCTAAAGTAAGCAGCTGATTGCATTCAAGGCGCAAAGCTGATGGGTAAGGCAGTGCTATTTTTAGTCACGTTTCAGAGTTGAACTGCACTTCTAAATTATAGAAACAAAGCGTCATGCACTATTTTGTACTAGCAAACTTTACCTTGCAGGTCCACCGATGTTCTGCATAAGCCAGATCTGCACTGTAGAAACTTTGTCTGGGTCTAAGTTAAAGATCTCAACACTTCCAAAAATGCTGTAAGAATGGGAGCATGAAAAAGCAACACACATCTTAGCTTTAGAACAAGATGAACAAAGTATGTTCTCCAATCACTGCTACATACTCATGAGTTATCATTATTCCCAGTGGAGAGACTGTATAATTTTCCCATGGTATAATTTACCAGtgactgtgtcataaacagatagttaagggttaatgtctcccttatctgtaaagggttaagaagctcattAAAcgtggctgacacctgaccagaggaccaataaggggacaagatactttcaaatcttggtgggaaGTCTTTGATTGTGCGCTTTGTTTTCGGGGTTGTTCGCTTTTGGGACTAAGAGGTACCAGACGTCAgttcaggctctccaaatctttctgaatcagtctctcatgtttcaaaattgtaagtaacagccaggcaaggcggattagttttatttttgttttctcaacttgtagatgtcccttttttgctgagaggattttatctctgtttcctgtaactttgaacctaaggctagagggggttcctctgggctgtacaaatttgattaccctgtaaagtattttccatcctgattttacagagatgatttttacctttcttctttaattaaaagctttctttataagaacctgattgatttttccttgttttaagatccaaggggtttggatctggactcactagggattggtgggggaaaggaggggggatggttaatttccccttgttttaagatccaaggggtttggatctgtgttcaccagggaattggtgaagtccctcaaggccatccagggaggggagagttttggggggacaggaagtgctccagacactgacttctggatggtggcagtgtaccagatctaagctagtaattaagcttagaagtgtccatgcaggtccccacatttgtaccctaaagttcagtaGTAGGGAAGGAATCTTGAAGACTGCCactactaaagaaaaaaaaatctttctgcttGTGCTAACCACAAGTTCCTTCATCCTTCAGAGTTAGCAGAGGCAGCACCTCCTGTCAGTCACTGAAAGTATGTACAATCTCTGGGGGAGCACAACCCAAGAAATCCACTCTGAGGATAGTTATAATGTGTCGGTTATGTGAGTGTAATACAACAGAGGAGTCCATTTTGGGCTTACTGCACAAAGTTCTGTGGATTGTGGCCATTTTCAGAAAAAATCCCAATCAAATGCATCAGAAGATGCATAATGTAATGGAGCAGTTTGTCAGCaagtgtaaattagcatagctccataGAAGTCAACAGAGCaacactgattcagcaaagctgAAGAAGATCTGGCCCTCTAAGGCCCCAGTCTTGCACTGGGATTTACTGTTGCCGACACCTGCACCAGTACACAGTCCCTAAGTGAGTAGTAAGACAGAGCCACAGCCAGTGACAGATTAAGTAGATACCTGTTACTTCTGAATGCTCCAGCTTCTATTGATCCATTGAGCATCACCTGAACCACACCACATGCTGCTTCTGCAAACTAGACAAGCAAACATACATTGTACTTTCTCTTTACATGAAAGAGAGGGTCAGATCCTTAGCTATAGTAAagcagcatagctctattgacttcagtagagctgcaccaatatttaccagcttaggacctgggCTCACTATTTTACCAGAAGATTCCAGTGAAAATAAAGAGCCAAATCTTCTCTCACTGGTACAAATTTACCCTAAAGCTACATTGACCAACTGCAACTGGATAACCCCGTGTAGGGAAAGCCTGTGATGGCACAAACCTGACATAATAGCTCCTGTGCCACAGTTTTCCTGGCTGCTGGTGTAGAGGACATTGCTGTGACTTCCCTGAGTCCTGGCTTCTGTGTCAGCCAATGAGTCTACTAGCagccagtgtaaattagagcagccttcaggctgCTTAATTTATGCTGGGGAACTAATTGTCACCCTAAGAATCCCTGAATAACAattggcaaagggttcactgttctgtaGTAGCAACTTCTATCGGACCTGACAAACTGACTACATGTAACACACTGCTTTCACAGTATTTATCCAAAAAGGATTGTGTAAGGTATCTAATAAAAGTTTAGGGCATAGTGAACCACATAACTCTCGAGAGATGGATGGATGATCTGTAAGCAGTTGTGTATATGTACTGAAaacagagtgaccagacagcaagtgtgaaaaatcgagacagggtggggggtaataggagcctatataagaaaaagacccaaaaatcgtgacttgtccctataaaatcgggacatctggtcaccttaactaaaaatatatttttagagtCTGTGTCTCAGGCAGACAAACAGGTTTAAATGTTTATTaggaaatattaaagaaaggtgatacaaagagtttgatgtgtcagtcgttggtcatcgggggaaacacagagcatggggggatgctggcaattggttatggttcagcatataatacatacagcctgtagtgtccccaatgcggggtgtacggtggttggggtcaagatatagtaggggggcagtgagggtacatcgctcatatagtgggctacacacagtcataggtatgagtaagcgggccgggtaatggggacagggtgaccctcacgtggtggaatccagattggtaagttcaggactcaggggatacggtttggtaggggggtagtaagggtttccccctcccccccgtgggtgcgtggagccacatcggctcactcctggtattggcggtggccggtgatgtgttcaatgtaaatgtctctagaccaccggatagtgtccgagaccatcaggcgtctcatgagtcgcgcatagcgacggcccaccccacaggccctgagcacacgttctttccaggggtcccaggcgcccagcgccccgacgatcagagcgtcggtgtagacctcgtagcccttcgcccgcagggtgtcagtcaagggggcgtatttctcgagtttgcgggctcgggcttcgcggaacgccggggtcctgttctgcCTAGGTCCCTATGTAGATTAAGCATTATAAGCCAACATAATAGAAGCCTGTTTTGCATATGGAGTTAACACAAGGATCCTGATTCTGGGGACAAAACGAGGAGTTTTGGGAAATATAAGGAGACTTTGGTATCCATCACTGAAAGAGCAAGAAGGACAGTGTCTGTTTTGCATTTGTGAAAGGTGGCTCACAACCATGTTGGTTGGTAATGTTGAGAGATTGCCTTCAGTGAGAAACTACTTTAGACAAGGATTTTAGCCTGTTAAAGGTTAAATATAGTCTCTAAGAAGCGTGTTATACTTCTTGTTTTAcatgtaaccatttctgttttcAATATCCTTACTCAGCATCTCTTAAATCTTCAGATTTGATAATAAATTTAATTGACCTTTGATTTAGCCAGAAGAACTCTAACGGAATAGAGTTAAATAAGCATTCtgtaaggccctgattcaggaaggtagtgaacacatgcttaaagttatgcatgtgcgagtctcattgaagtcaatggggctactcatgtgcTTCAAGTTAGGCACCTACCTGTATGCCTTGCCGAATCAGGGCTTCACAGAGTTCTCATTATGTTAAAAAGGCATAAGGAGGCACGCATTCTCTCAGCCATGCTCTGCAGCAGTTTCCAGCATGCTTTTAGCATTCAGAGGTTTAAAAAGTCATTGGTTTTAGCAATTGTGATCTTGTGTATTTGTCTGAGGGAATGATTcctataattatatatattatggttaattaatgtttgttaagcactaattgtgcttggtgctgtttGACACCGATATCAAGATGACCACTTATGGAGGGACCCATTCAAGTAAGAATAAGAATGCCTATTGTGACATTAAATGTTGTGTGAAACATGAGACCTTAGTGAAAGTCTTGGGGAAAGCTGTATTTCCAAAAAACACATGGCACAACTTTCAGTTCTTAATAATCTAATCGGTGTCTGAATTTGACCCATTCAACGTCTTTGGTGAAAGCCGAGAGGAAAATGGCATTTTGAGTAATTTGTCGCATGACTCCTAACAATTTGGGAGGAATTCACATCAGACCACTGAGATGATCAGACAGTGTTCCAAGGTTTAACTGTTAGCCACTTTATCCTTTGCTGTATTTCCTTCATTGTTATAAACAcgaatattttgattaaaattatTGTTCCAGGATGCAACTGATCATGATAAAAATATGGAAAGAAGACTACTGGCCATTGAAAAGTGTTTTAAGGGGGAGATTAAGTCGAAGGTGTTTGGAAGACTGAGGCATTTACAGTCCCCTTATGCAAATGATTCCAGCAACATTGTTCCTGGTCAGGCTGAGCAGGGAGAATGTGCACTTATTGACGTGACAAAAAgcgtgtgtgtggcggggggccTTAGCGGATGCTCACTGAGCATGCTTAGAATGCTCAGGGAGCCATAGTTAATAGTTAAGGCCCCAAGCCTGCAACTGGATCTGTGCAGGCAGACTTCTATGTCTgcacagagtcccactgaagtcaatgcatctTGCAGGGACTCAGGGTTTCACATGTGTGGATTTGGTTGTAGGATCAAAGCCTTTGTTTTCCAGCCAATGGAACAGACATACCAGACAAATTTGGATGTTCAACATTTTAGCCCCAGATTTCCATGGTCTGAGTGAAACCCTGTTCCACTTAAGtctatgggaattttgccattgacttgcttGGGGGCCAAGATTTTACCCTCTTCAACATCCCCAACCCTCAAAGGATAAATTAATTCTAACTGTGATCCTGGAGAAGCTGCTATATAATCCTTACCATCTTGGATGCCATTTTCCAGTACACAGAACTAGGGTTGCTCTCGCATTCACTCCATTTTGGACAAGATTCATAGTTAattcctaaaataaaaatatgatgcAGAATAACTAAGATACTTTAATACTGCCTACAGCGCTGAATAAGAATGGCTAAAATAACCATTGCACCCCATCACAGTAACAGGCTCAGGTGAAAAGTGTTTTAAGGGGGAGATTAAGTCGAAGGTGTTTGGAAGACTGAGGCATTTACAGTCCCCTTATGCAAATGATTCCAGCAACATTGTTCCTGGTCAGGCTGAGCAGGGAGAATGTGCACTTATTGATGTGACaaaaagcgtgtgtgtgtgtggggggggcctTAGCGGAtgctcactgagcatgctcagaagtgACTCTTCccacataatttttattttgttttttataaatttCCCTCAAATTTGGAAACAGATTCTGACATCCCTACTCATTCTTAGGCCCTTAGCATGAACAAGCAACCCCCTTATATCAACATGTGGTCCCAATGACTTCTGTGCAAGTGCAGGAGTCTGCCTGAATGGAGAATATTGCAGGACTTAGTCTGAAAGTGGTCACACTGGAATCACGATAGATTGCTAATTACTGTCAATAAGTGGGGCAATATGTCACTAGGCTGAGCAATTTCTGTGCTACTGGGAGCTAAAAAGTGTTGATAAAATTAAGCTGAGAATGAGTGTTTTTCACTTTTCCATAACTCAGGCAGGGTCGAAAGGATCAACAGTTGTTGTTTTGAGCTGAAACTAAGAATGGAAAGTATCCTTTCCAAAAGAGATTTTCTTATATTAGAAATTTGTGACTTAAAGAAAACctggagttaatttttttttaggaaTCCTTACCTGGACTAGAAGGGTTTCCACACCATGAGACTCCATCAGCCATATAGCCCAGCAAGGTGTCCTCCAAAGTGAGGAAATGGTGATTGGTTTTTGTATAACGATGAACAAGGTCACTTGTCTTGCTCCAGAATAATGACTGTGAGGGAAAGGATAGCGTGTAAGAAATGGCATTAATAtgagagctggtcaggaaaagtttttttccagaaaaagttTTTATGATGataaatgtttttcatttatatttggagggggggaagagagggttgTCAAAAGACCAAAAACtgactattaaaaatgtataaaaattccAGTGgggtttttgatgaaaatttctattttttgggggggggggaactattTGGTTGGGGGAGGAAacaattttctattgaaaaaacattttacaggaaactttttaaccagctctaattGCTGTCACTCTGCATGCATTTGAACGGCACATGAGCAATAAAAAGCCGTGTGCCTCTAACTGCATGACTGCTCTTACAGAGAGGTTCTCTTCTAATAGCAATAAAGGCCACAATGATTTTCCCATCATGGCCCAAAATTTTGCCCCTAGAAGGAATGTTCTGTACAATGATCTTCATCACTGGCCTGTAATGAACAGGATACTCTTGTTCTAAAAGAAGTAGCTTTGGGAGTAATGTTATCTCAAGCCTGAAGTCAGAGTACCTGTAGGTATTTGAGGGTCACTCCTGATTGCTATCATTactattatttgtgttaccatagtgCCTAGCAGCCTTAGTAttggaccaggaccctgttgttctgtgtttgtaaagcgCCTCTGCCTCTAGCACAAAACCAAAGGATCTCCGTTGTACTAGGCATATACAGACAAGCAGTCCCTACCCAGACAGCTCATCACACACAAATATTGTTACCTTGTTACAGGGGATAGGATGACTTGCCAAATCCAGTAATGGCTGATAATCTTCTGTTGTAATATTACATGGGTTCTTGTAAATAAACGCCTTTTGCATTGTTTCCCATATGTTTTGGCAATCTTTGTCTCTGTCaaaagattaaaatgttttaaaaaacaagtaaTCCTCCAAAAATCACAGTTCTATTTCTGTGAGACACTGCTGTGTTGTTAcaaggagagaaaataaataatggGGGAGGGGCTTACAAAAGgatcccctcccctctgctgtgTTTAGACAATGTGGGCGAGACTTTCCAAACTGCTTCTCTCTTTTAGGCCCCAGAataaagagccagattttcaaaaacaaaaaaaacccttggcATGTTGAGTATTTGCTGGATGCTGAGtaattctgaaaatcagacccttctCCCTGTTTTAGGGATTTTATGCTGTGGCCCATCACCGTAGTCactgagcaccttccatgttTGGGTGCCTAGAAGGGAGCAgagctctattttttttttgaaagacaaGTGAGTGCTGAGAGTTTCTCTTGTATTGCTAAATGGTAATTCATTGCACTGTGCCAGGCTGAGGTCACTTTTCAATATGTAGGCTTGGAATGAAATTTCTGAGACTTTTGCTGAGCTCCAGTGAAATGGTACTCTGCCCATTTCTAAATCTTCACTATGTGAGTCTTGCTGATGCTCTTGAGACTAATCAGCACCATCTGTTCTGTTGTATTTGAGGTACTGAATTAAGATAATGAATTAAGCTAACACTTGTGTACAAACATCAACTCACAATTGTCTGTCTAGTatattttttccatgttgtcCCTGGTGGATGGAATATCCtcccttctctgctctgccaagGTACCAGCTCCATGTCATTTAAATTCCTTCTTGAAAAGTCATCTCTTTCCTGTTCATAATAAGTTAGTCAGTAATTGTCACAATGCTGTAGCTGTATGTTCTTCTTTTTATGAaaattaaacacctgaaatgaGTCACCCTGAGATGAGGATGTCCAAACTGAGCATCTGCATAACTGTAATGCTGTGATCTTTTTCCTTCCCTGACTCATTCCCTTCCCCATTATTTCTCACCACCACTCAGCGTGTCCCATGCAAAAGCTCTTTTAAGAAggactgttttgtgtgtgtgtgtgtgtgtgtgtgtgtgttcccccccccccctttctgtgAAGTGCCTAGTACTCCTCTGGGCAGTATGAAATAATAGTGAAGAGGTGACATTTATTTTAAGGAACTTGCACCACAGACAGCTCTACGGCATTGTTACCAGCGGATATCGTGGGAACTATGCAGTTTGGTATTTGGTCATGGTGTGACTGTCAAAAATAGTCCCAAGTGACCTAAGGAATGTAACGCCATGATAATGCTTTACACTTctcatccaaggatttcaaatcACTTTACACACACTATTGAATTAAGCTATCCAACAGCTCTGTGATGTAGGGAAGAATTATCACTATTTCCCAAGTCAATCTAGGCTTTTATATGGTGCCCATCTGAGTAGTAGACAGGCAAACTGAGAGACGCAGTGTTGATTTTCCTCAAGAACACGCAGTATCTCATTTCTATTCTCTTTACATTAGATAGCACT
This window contains:
- the CD38 gene encoding ADP-ribosyl cyclase/cyclic ADP-ribose hydrolase 1 isoform X1; the protein is MSLQNRSSKTRQRTILLVIIMVLIVTIVAVLAAVLLANGTKETSMQLLQWKGRGTTKNLQEVILGRCYNYITTVNPELRDKDCQNIWETMQKAFIYKNPCNITTEDYQPLLDLASHPIPCNKSLFWSKTSDLVHRYTKTNHHFLTLEDTLLGYMADGVSWCGNPSSPGINYESCPKWSECESNPSSVYWKMASKMFAEAACGVVQVMLNGSIEAGAFRSNSIFGSVEIFNLDPDKVSTVQIWLMQNIGGPASESCTGRSITRLKSILEERNLRVSCEDNYRPVQLLQCASDPDHADCRLCTNNVQ
- the CD38 gene encoding ADP-ribosyl cyclase/cyclic ADP-ribose hydrolase 1 isoform X2; the protein is MSLQNRSSKTRQRTILLVIIMVLIVTIVAVLAAVLLANGTKETSMQLLQWKGRGTTKNLQEVILGRCYNYITTVNPELRDKDCQNIWETMQKAFIYKNPCNITTEDYQPLLDLASHPIPCNKSLFWSKTSDLVHRYTKTNHHFLTLEDTLLGYMADGVSWCGNPSSPGINYESCPKWSECESNPSSVYWKMASKMFAEAACGVVQVMLNGSIEAGAFRSNSESCTGRSITRLKSILEERNLRVSCEDNYRPVQLLQCASDPDHADCRLCTNNVQ